A window from Solanum stenotomum isolate F172 chromosome 7, ASM1918654v1, whole genome shotgun sequence encodes these proteins:
- the LOC125870606 gene encoding aluminum-activated malate transporter 13-like, with protein sequence MSSNVVPVPNEENIIIISQHDQNKLHKTKLSFIDIVSFLKEIIAKLDIKKVIHSVKVGIALVLVSLLYLLDPLFQKVGQNAMWAIMTVVVVFEFFIGATLRKGINRAIGTLLGGGLGCLAAILADESGEIGGALVVGISVIIIGVGATYSRLIPSVKKKYDYGVMIFILTFSLVVVSGVRADKIMKLAGERLSNIVMGFAVCIFTSFIYPIWAGDELHFSTATKFDKLATSIQGCLEEYFVIANDKERKATIDISGCKSVMHSKSSDESLANFAKWEPWHGKFGFFYPWEKYLNIGEVLSELAAMIISFKGCIQSVRQSSPTERDNIRESCEKIGLSLATILMELGDSIRDMKRCRAKSLITQCMREELSLLVNLDNNNNSTDNESTLGLASFIFQILEMMDKVELLATKVEELGEIAHFHNKKLDV encoded by the exons ATGAGTTCTAACGTTGTACCTGTTCCcaatgaagaaaatattattattatttctcaaCATGACCAAAACAAATTACACAAAACCAAACTTTCCTTTATTGATATTGTCTCATTTCTTAAGGAAATAATAGCCAAATTGGATATCAAGAAAGTTATACATAGTGTCAAAGTTGGCATTGCTTTAGTATTGGTATCACTTTTGTACTTGCTTGATCCTCTATTCCAAAAAGTAGGACAAAATGCTATGTGGGCTATTATGACTGTGGTTGTCGTCTTTGAATTCTTCATAG GTGCTACACTAAGAAAAGGGATAAACCGAGCGATTGGCACCTTATTGGGCGGAGGATTGGGATGTTTGGCTGCAATCTTAGCTGATGAAAGTGGTGAAATTGGTGGTGCCTTAGTTGTTGGCATCTCTGTCATTATCATTG GTGTTGGCGCAACATACTCAAGGTTGATACCAAGTGTGAAGAAAAAATATGACTATGGAgttatgatatttatattaacaTTCAGTTTAGTAGTAGTATCAGGTGTTAGAGCAGACAAAATAATGAAGTTGGCTGGAGAGAGACTGTCCAACATTGTGATGGGCTTTGCTGTTTGCATATTTACAAGTTTCATATATCCCATTTGGGCTGGTGATGAACTTCATTTCTCCACTGCAACTAAGTTTGATAAACTTGCCACTTCTATCCaag GGTGCTTAGAGGAATATTTTGTGATAGCCAATGATAAGGAAAGAAAGGCAACAATTGACATCAGTGGATGCAAATCAGTAATGCACTCCAAGTCTAGTGATGAATCATtg GCAAATTTTGCAAAGTGGGAACCTTGGCATggaaaatttggatttttttatcCATGGGAGAAGTATTTGAATATTGGAGAAGTTTTAAGTGAACTTGCAGCAATGATCATCTCATTTAAAGGATGCATTCAATCAGTCAGACAG TCATCCCCAACGGAAAGAGACAACATAAGAGAATCATGCGAGAAAATAGGTTTGTCACTAGCAACAATTTTGATGGAACTTGGAGATAGCATAAGAGACATGAAAAGATGTCGTGCCAAAAGTTTGATAACACAATGCATGAGAGAAGAGCTAAGCCTCCTTGTAAACttagacaataataataattcgaCTGATAATGAAAGTACTCTTGGATTGGCCagctttatttttcaaattttagagaTGATGGACAAGGTTGAATTGTTGGCTACCAAGGTGGAAGAACTTGGTGAAATTGCTCACTTTCACAACAAGAAACTTGATGTGTGA